In one Denitratisoma sp. genomic region, the following are encoded:
- the truB gene encoding tRNA pseudouridine(55) synthase TruB: protein MNQPRKPPRHRIDGVLLLDKPAGMTSNAALQKAKWLLNAAKAGHTGTLDPMATGLLPICFGEATKFAGELLGADKRYAATVRLGIRTDTADAEGLALETHPVAVTREQVEAVLARFRGDIQQVPPMHSALKRDGRPLYEYARKGIELERAPRAVSIHALDLCAFDADRVDFEVDCSKGTYVRTLAQDIGDALGCGGHLVSLRRTRIGNLQLEDAITLEALEALPPESRKRLLQPADALLAALPRLDLDEAAALRFSHGQVVRAGQDYPAGQCRVYAAEGHFLGLGRAVPDGQVAPARLVASVFEK, encoded by the coding sequence ATGAACCAGCCCCGCAAACCGCCGCGTCATCGGATCGACGGCGTTCTGCTGCTCGACAAGCCGGCCGGCATGACTTCAAACGCCGCCTTGCAGAAGGCCAAATGGCTGCTCAATGCCGCCAAGGCCGGTCATACCGGTACGCTTGATCCGATGGCTACCGGCCTGCTGCCGATTTGCTTCGGCGAGGCAACCAAGTTCGCCGGAGAACTGCTCGGTGCCGACAAGCGTTACGCCGCGACAGTCCGGCTCGGCATCCGCACCGACACGGCTGACGCCGAAGGCTTGGCGCTGGAAACTCATCCGGTGGCCGTAACGCGCGAGCAGGTGGAGGCCGTCCTGGCCCGTTTCCGCGGTGACATCCAGCAGGTTCCGCCCATGCATTCCGCCCTCAAGCGCGATGGGCGGCCCCTCTACGAGTATGCGCGCAAAGGAATCGAACTCGAGCGCGCACCGCGCGCCGTCTCAATTCATGCGTTAGATCTGTGTGCTTTCGATGCAGATCGAGTTGACTTCGAGGTGGATTGCAGCAAAGGAACCTATGTGCGTACCCTTGCGCAGGACATCGGCGATGCGCTCGGTTGCGGCGGCCACCTCGTTTCCCTGCGGCGCACCCGCATCGGCAACCTGCAGCTGGAGGATGCGATCACGTTAGAGGCATTGGAGGCATTGCCGCCGGAGTCCCGCAAACGCCTTCTGCAACCGGCGGATGCCCTTCTGGCGGCGTTACCCCGGCTGGACCTGGATGAAGCCGCAGCCCTGCGCTTCAGCCACGGTCAGGTGGTGCGGGCGGGGCAGGATTACCCCGCCGGACAGTGCCGGGTCTATGCTGCTGAAGGTCACTTCCTCGGGCTCGGCCGGGCAGTGCCGGATGGGCAGGTTGCACCGGCCCGGCTGGTGGCATCCGTCTTTGAAAAATAG
- the rpsO gene encoding 30S ribosomal protein S15 codes for MAFTTADKAKVVAEFQRAQGDTGSPEVQIALLTNRINDLTGHFKEHVKDHHSRRGLLRMVSQRRKLLDYLKRTNADSYRALIERLGLRK; via the coding sequence ATGGCATTTACCACCGCCGACAAGGCCAAAGTCGTGGCCGAATTCCAGCGTGCGCAAGGCGACACCGGCTCGCCCGAGGTGCAGATCGCGCTGCTGACCAACCGCATCAACGACCTGACCGGTCACTTCAAGGAACACGTCAAGGATCACCATTCGCGCCGCGGCCTGCTGCGCATGGTGAGCCAGCGTCGCAAACTGCTCGATTACCTGAAGCGCACGAATGCCGACAGCTATCGTGCGCTGATCGAGCGCCTCGGCCTGCGCAAGTAA
- the pnp gene encoding polyribonucleotide nucleotidyltransferase encodes MLTATKKSFPYGAHTVTLETGEIARQAHGAVLVNMDETVVLATVVAAKEPKPGQDFFPLTVDYMEKVYAAGRIPGGFFKREGRPSEKEILTSRLIDRPIRPLFPDGLYNDVQVVATVLSSNPEIDPDIPAMIGVSAALAISGIPFNGPIGAARVGYINGQYVLCPSLSQLKDSQLNLVVAGTASAVLMVESEAQELSEDVMLGAVVYGHEQMQAAINAINELVEVAGKPEWDWQPPAKDEALIARVSQLAEAELREAYRITSKQARTVKCREVTKKTIEALCTGEGAPDATTVGNLIFELEAKIVRNQILDGEPRIDGRDTRTVRPITIRHGVLPRTHGSSLFTRGETQALVVATLGTGRDEQIIDALQGESRDRFMLHYNMPPFATGETGRVGSPKRREIGHGRLAKRALLAVLPSPEEFSYTMRVVSEITESNGSSSMASVCGGSLALMDAGVPLKAHVAGIAMGLIKEGNRFAVLTDILGDEDHLGDMDFKVAGTDNGVTALQMDIKIQGITKEIMHVALTQANEARMHILGLMKQSMNAPSEISTYAPRLITMKINPEKIRDVIGKGGAVIRALTEETGTVIDINDDGTVTIASVSAEAGALAKKRIEDITAEVEVGKVYDGTVLRLLDFGAIVQILPGKDGLLHISQIANERVNQVSDYLKEGQAVRVKVLEADEKGRVRLSMKAAAEEASAQQ; translated from the coding sequence TTGCTTACTGCTACCAAGAAAAGCTTTCCCTACGGCGCGCACACCGTCACGCTGGAGACCGGCGAGATCGCGCGTCAGGCGCACGGCGCCGTGTTGGTCAATATGGACGAGACCGTCGTGCTCGCCACCGTCGTCGCTGCCAAGGAGCCGAAGCCCGGCCAGGATTTCTTTCCGCTGACCGTCGATTACATGGAGAAGGTCTATGCCGCAGGGCGCATTCCCGGCGGCTTCTTCAAGCGCGAGGGTCGTCCCTCGGAAAAGGAAATCCTTACCTCCCGTCTGATCGACCGTCCGATCCGTCCGCTCTTCCCGGACGGCCTCTACAACGACGTGCAGGTGGTGGCCACCGTGCTGTCGAGCAACCCCGAGATCGATCCCGACATTCCCGCCATGATCGGCGTTTCCGCTGCCTTGGCCATCTCCGGCATTCCCTTCAACGGCCCGATCGGCGCCGCACGCGTCGGCTACATCAATGGCCAGTACGTGTTGTGCCCGAGCCTCTCGCAGTTGAAGGACAGTCAGCTCAACCTCGTCGTCGCCGGCACCGCGTCTGCCGTGCTGATGGTCGAATCCGAGGCGCAGGAGCTCTCCGAGGACGTCATGCTTGGTGCCGTGGTGTATGGACACGAGCAGATGCAGGCCGCCATCAACGCCATCAACGAGCTGGTGGAAGTCGCCGGCAAGCCCGAGTGGGACTGGCAGCCGCCGGCCAAGGACGAGGCGCTCATCGCCAGGGTTTCCCAGCTGGCCGAGGCCGAGCTGCGCGAGGCCTATCGCATCACCAGCAAGCAGGCGCGTACCGTGAAGTGCCGCGAAGTGACCAAGAAGACCATCGAGGCCCTATGCACCGGCGAGGGCGCGCCCGACGCGACGACGGTCGGCAACCTGATCTTCGAACTCGAAGCCAAGATCGTCCGCAACCAGATCCTCGACGGCGAGCCGCGCATCGACGGCCGCGACACACGCACCGTGCGCCCGATCACCATCCGCCACGGCGTGCTGCCGCGCACCCATGGGTCCTCCCTGTTCACGCGCGGCGAGACGCAGGCGCTGGTGGTGGCCACGCTGGGCACCGGCCGCGACGAGCAGATCATCGATGCCCTGCAGGGCGAATCGAGGGATCGCTTCATGCTCCATTACAACATGCCCCCGTTCGCCACCGGAGAGACGGGCCGCGTGGGCAGCCCGAAGCGCCGCGAGATCGGCCACGGCCGCCTGGCCAAGCGCGCCCTGCTGGCGGTGCTGCCGTCCCCCGAGGAGTTCAGCTACACCATGCGCGTCGTCTCGGAAATCACCGAGTCGAACGGCTCCAGTTCCATGGCCTCCGTCTGCGGCGGCTCGCTGGCGCTGATGGATGCCGGCGTGCCCTTGAAAGCCCATGTGGCCGGCATCGCCATGGGCCTGATCAAGGAAGGCAACCGCTTCGCCGTGCTGACCGACATCCTCGGCGACGAGGACCACCTTGGCGACATGGACTTCAAGGTGGCCGGCACCGACAACGGCGTCACCGCCCTGCAGATGGACATCAAGATCCAGGGCATCACCAAGGAAATCATGCACGTCGCCCTGACGCAGGCCAACGAGGCCCGCATGCACATCCTCGGACTGATGAAGCAGTCGATGAACGCGCCGAGCGAGATCTCCACCTATGCGCCGCGCCTGATCACCATGAAAATCAATCCGGAGAAGATCCGCGACGTGATCGGCAAGGGCGGCGCGGTGATCCGCGCCCTCACAGAAGAGACTGGCACCGTCATCGACATCAACGACGACGGTACCGTGACCATCGCCTCCGTCAGCGCCGAAGCCGGTGCCCTGGCGAAGAAGCGCATCGAGGACATCACCGCCGAGGTGGAAGTCGGCAAGGTCTACGACGGCACCGTGCTGCGCCTGCTCGACTTCGGCGCCATTGTGCAGATCCTGCCGGGCAAGGACGGTCTGCTGCACATTTCGCAGATCGCCAACGAGCGCGTCAATCAGGTCTCCGACTATCTCAAGGAAGGCCAGGCGGTTCGTGTCAAGGTGCTGGAAGCCGACGAGAAGGGCCGTGTGCGTTTGTCCATGAAGGCCGCCGCAGAAGAGGCGTCTGCCCAGCAGTAA
- the dksA gene encoding RNA polymerase-binding protein DksA — protein MAEDILHKQFPPYVAKKGEEYMNNKQLKHFRVILESLKDELLQDIERTVHTMQDEATVFADPNDRASQESDIALELRNRDRERKLIKKIDEALGRIENGEYGYCDSCGVEIGLKRLEARPTATLCIDCKTLEELREKQVAK, from the coding sequence ATGGCTGAAGACATCCTCCACAAGCAGTTCCCGCCCTATGTCGCCAAAAAGGGCGAGGAGTACATGAACAACAAGCAGCTCAAGCACTTCCGCGTCATTCTGGAGTCGCTGAAGGACGAACTGCTGCAGGATATCGAGCGCACGGTGCACACCATGCAGGACGAGGCCACCGTCTTTGCCGACCCCAATGACCGCGCCAGCCAGGAATCCGACATCGCCCTGGAATTGCGCAACCGCGATCGCGAGCGCAAGCTGATCAAGAAGATCGACGAGGCCCTCGGCCGCATCGAGAACGGCGAGTACGGCTACTGCGACTCCTGCGGCGTGGAGATCGGGCTGAAGCGCCTGGAAGCCCGCCCCACCGCCACCCTCTGCATCGACTGCAAGACCCTCGAGGAACTGAGGGAGAAGCAAGTGGCCAAATAA
- a CDS encoding DNA topoisomerase IV subunit B: protein MSKNNAAYDESSFRVLKGLEPVRERPGMYTRTDSPMHIVQEVIDNAADEALAGFAKNIHVTLHTDGSVTVADDGRGIPVGPHPEEQVPVVVLAFTRLHAGGKFDKKSGQSAYAFSGGLHGVGVAVTNALSTRVEVEVRRDGKAHHVVFSENGEKVSELTVGESCGRQTGTRVRAWPDAKYFESAKLPVAELERLLRSKAVLLPGLSVTLENEQGGGAKTWRYPLGLQGYLEEAGADVEAVCPVYTGEKYAAADDESFAEGEGAAWALGWFAEPVCAESYVNLIPTALGGTHESGLRAGTFEAVKSFIEHHALLPRGIKLQQEDVCGRMSFILSARILDPQFQGQVKEKLNSREAVKLVSAMIRDPLEIWLNNHVDAGKAIAQLAIKQAEARLRTAQKVEKKKSSGVAVLPGKLSDCESETIAENELFLVEGDSAGGSAKMARNKETQAILPLRGKVLNAFEVDADRLFANAEIHDIAVALGVDPHPADAPDAVLDRLRYGKAIIMSDADVDGAHIQTLLLTLFYRHFPRLIARGHVYIAMPPLYRVDVPASGKKRPAKRLYALDEGELEAIRDRLKKEGVNPDAVEIGRFKGLGEMNPEQLRETTMDPATRRVLPVVLREGAEEETRKMFTLLMAKGESAGRRGWMEEKGNEVEADV from the coding sequence ATGAGCAAGAATAACGCCGCCTACGACGAATCCTCCTTCCGCGTGCTGAAAGGCCTCGAGCCGGTGCGCGAGCGTCCGGGGATGTACACCCGAACCGACTCGCCGATGCACATCGTCCAGGAGGTCATCGACAACGCCGCCGACGAAGCGCTTGCCGGCTTCGCGAAGAACATTCACGTCACGCTGCACACCGACGGCTCCGTAACGGTGGCCGACGACGGTCGCGGCATCCCGGTCGGACCGCATCCGGAGGAGCAGGTGCCGGTGGTGGTGCTGGCCTTCACGCGCCTGCACGCCGGCGGCAAGTTCGACAAGAAGTCGGGCCAGTCGGCCTATGCCTTCTCCGGCGGCCTGCACGGCGTCGGCGTGGCCGTCACCAATGCCCTGTCGACGCGTGTCGAGGTCGAGGTGCGGCGAGACGGCAAGGCGCACCATGTCGTCTTTTCAGAGAACGGCGAGAAGGTTTCCGAGCTGACGGTCGGCGAGTCCTGCGGCCGCCAGACCGGCACGCGCGTGCGCGCCTGGCCGGACGCGAAATACTTCGAGTCGGCCAAGCTGCCGGTGGCCGAGCTGGAGCGCCTGCTGCGCTCGAAGGCGGTGCTGTTGCCAGGGTTGTCCGTGACGCTGGAGAACGAGCAGGGCGGGGGCGCCAAGACCTGGCGCTATCCGCTCGGCCTGCAGGGCTACCTCGAAGAGGCCGGCGCCGACGTCGAGGCGGTGTGTCCGGTCTATACCGGCGAGAAATATGCGGCCGCCGACGACGAATCCTTCGCCGAGGGCGAGGGTGCGGCCTGGGCGCTGGGCTGGTTCGCCGAGCCGGTCTGCGCCGAGTCCTACGTCAACCTGATTCCGACGGCGCTGGGCGGCACGCACGAATCCGGCCTGCGCGCCGGCACCTTCGAGGCGGTGAAGTCCTTCATCGAGCACCACGCCCTGCTGCCGCGCGGCATCAAGCTGCAGCAGGAGGACGTCTGCGGCCGCATGAGCTTCATCCTCTCCGCGCGCATCCTCGACCCGCAGTTCCAGGGGCAGGTGAAGGAGAAGCTCAACTCGCGCGAGGCGGTCAAGCTGGTCTCGGCGATGATCCGCGACCCGCTCGAGATCTGGCTCAACAACCACGTCGATGCCGGCAAGGCCATCGCCCAGCTGGCCATCAAGCAGGCCGAGGCGCGCCTGCGCACGGCGCAGAAGGTGGAGAAGAAGAAGTCCTCCGGCGTCGCCGTGCTGCCGGGCAAGCTCTCCGACTGCGAGAGCGAGACCATCGCCGAGAACGAGCTGTTCCTCGTCGAGGGTGACTCCGCCGGCGGCTCGGCGAAGATGGCGCGCAACAAGGAGACCCAGGCCATCCTGCCGCTGCGCGGCAAGGTGCTCAATGCCTTCGAGGTCGACGCCGACCGCCTCTTCGCCAACGCCGAGATCCACGACATCGCCGTGGCGCTCGGCGTCGATCCGCATCCCGCCGACGCGCCGGATGCCGTGCTCGACCGCCTGCGCTACGGCAAGGCCATCATCATGTCCGACGCCGACGTCGACGGCGCCCACATCCAGACCCTGCTGCTGACGCTGTTCTACCGGCATTTCCCTCGGCTGATCGCGCGCGGCCACGTCTACATCGCCATGCCGCCGCTCTACCGCGTCGACGTGCCGGCCTCGGGCAAGAAGCGCCCCGCAAAGCGCCTCTACGCGCTCGACGAGGGCGAACTGGAGGCGATCCGCGACCGCCTGAAGAAGGAGGGCGTCAATCCCGACGCCGTCGAAATCGGCCGCTTCAAGGGCCTCGGCGAGATGAACCCCGAGCAGCTGCGCGAAACCACCATGGACCCGGCCACGCGGCGCGTGCTGCCGGTGGTGCTGCGCGAGGGCGCCGAGGAGGAGACGAGAAAGATGTTCACCCTGCTGATGGCCAAGGGCGAGTCCGCCGGCCGCCGCGGCTGGATGGAAGAGAAGGGCAACGAAGTGGAGGCGGATGTCTGA
- the parC gene encoding DNA topoisomerase IV subunit A, with amino-acid sequence MGDETLDLFETGKVSPGGTAHLPPSTPPPAAIGPHDDALPLDLYAERAYLTYAMSVVTGRALPHVEDGQKPVQRRILYAMHEMGLRAGAKPVKSARVVGDVIGKFHPHGDQSVYDAMVRVAQDFSLRYPLIDGQGNFGSRDGDAAAAMRYTEARLTPIAELLLGELDRGTVDFAPNYDGAFREPVLLPARLPMVLLNGASGIAVGMATEIPPHNLREVASAAVHLIRNPKATVAELLGHVQGPDFPGGGQIISQPKDIEDAYTGGRGSLRMRARWRIEDLARGQWRIVVQELPHGVSAAQIAAEIESLTNPQPKQGRKDVSQEQKNLKQLLLSVLDTMRDESTDKEPVRLILEPKSKNQDVQEMMNILLANTSLETNVSLNFTMLGRDGRPQQKNLVQIVSEWIAFRYDTVERRSRHRLGEVERRLHILDGRMIAFLSIDKVIKVIRNSDEPKPDLMAKFGLSEIQAEDILEIRLRQLARLEGIKIEKELAELKEEQGKLKLLLSERKEMTRLLLKEIEQDAKQYGDDRRTLIEAVAPVVPAEIQVPDEPVTVILSKNGWVRRRDGHGLDRTAIAYKAGDYPFFFAETRTTWPLVVVDSNGRAYSLRVSDLPGGRGDGVPIATMIDLQAGGRVSAAVSDEPEAQYLFANSGGYGFIAKVGDLVSRQKAGKSFMSLEPGERVLHPARAAGNTIAAVSENGRLLMFDASEMKSQSAGRGVLVMGLEDKEELVGVAVNDGSGVVVEGIGRGGRTVPCKVAGKDVGKYRLHRARKGCLLPVKMKPAFIL; translated from the coding sequence ATGGGCGACGAAACGCTGGATTTGTTTGAAACGGGGAAAGTCAGTCCCGGCGGCACGGCGCATCTGCCACCTTCTACGCCGCCACCGGCAGCGATTGGGCCGCACGACGACGCCCTGCCGCTCGACCTCTATGCCGAGCGCGCCTACCTCACTTATGCCATGAGCGTGGTCACCGGCCGTGCCCTGCCGCACGTCGAGGACGGCCAGAAGCCGGTGCAGCGGCGCATCCTCTACGCCATGCACGAGATGGGGCTGCGCGCTGGCGCCAAGCCGGTGAAGAGCGCCCGCGTCGTCGGCGACGTCATCGGCAAGTTCCATCCGCACGGCGACCAGAGCGTGTACGACGCCATGGTGCGCGTGGCGCAGGATTTCTCGCTGCGCTACCCGCTCATCGACGGCCAGGGCAACTTCGGCTCGCGTGACGGCGACGCCGCCGCGGCGATGCGCTACACCGAGGCGCGTCTGACGCCGATCGCCGAGCTGCTGCTCGGCGAGCTCGACCGCGGCACCGTCGACTTCGCGCCGAACTACGACGGCGCCTTCCGCGAGCCGGTGCTGCTGCCGGCGCGCCTGCCGATGGTGCTGCTCAACGGCGCCTCGGGCATCGCCGTCGGCATGGCCACGGAGATTCCGCCGCACAACCTGCGCGAGGTGGCGTCGGCAGCGGTGCACCTGATCCGCAACCCGAAGGCGACGGTGGCCGAGCTGCTCGGCCATGTGCAGGGGCCGGACTTTCCCGGCGGCGGCCAGATCATCTCGCAGCCGAAGGACATCGAGGACGCCTACACCGGCGGGCGCGGCAGCCTGCGCATGCGCGCGCGCTGGCGCATCGAGGATCTCGCTCGCGGCCAGTGGCGCATCGTTGTGCAGGAACTGCCGCACGGCGTTTCCGCGGCTCAGATCGCCGCCGAGATCGAATCGCTCACCAACCCGCAGCCGAAGCAGGGGCGCAAGGACGTCTCGCAGGAGCAGAAGAACCTCAAGCAGTTGCTGCTCTCGGTGCTCGACACGATGCGCGACGAGTCCACCGACAAGGAGCCGGTGCGCCTGATCCTCGAGCCGAAGTCGAAGAACCAGGACGTGCAGGAGATGATGAACATCCTGCTCGCCAACACCAGCCTGGAGACCAACGTATCGCTCAACTTCACCATGCTCGGCCGCGACGGCCGCCCGCAGCAGAAGAACCTCGTCCAGATTGTTTCCGAGTGGATCGCCTTCCGTTACGACACCGTCGAACGGCGTTCGCGCCACCGCCTGGGCGAGGTGGAGCGCCGACTCCACATCCTCGACGGCCGCATGATCGCCTTCCTCAGCATCGACAAGGTGATCAAGGTCATCCGCAATTCCGACGAGCCGAAGCCGGACCTGATGGCGAAGTTCGGCCTGTCGGAGATCCAGGCCGAGGACATCCTCGAGATCCGCCTGCGCCAGCTGGCGAGGCTGGAGGGCATCAAGATCGAGAAGGAACTGGCCGAGCTGAAGGAGGAGCAGGGCAAGCTGAAACTCCTGCTTTCCGAGCGCAAGGAGATGACCAGGCTCCTGCTCAAGGAGATCGAGCAGGACGCCAAGCAGTACGGCGACGACCGCCGCACGCTGATCGAAGCGGTGGCGCCGGTGGTGCCAGCCGAGATTCAGGTGCCCGACGAGCCGGTGACGGTGATCCTGTCGAAGAACGGCTGGGTGCGCCGCCGCGACGGCCACGGTCTCGACCGCACTGCGATCGCCTACAAGGCCGGCGACTATCCCTTCTTTTTCGCCGAGACGCGCACCACCTGGCCGCTGGTCGTCGTCGACTCGAACGGCCGCGCCTATTCGCTGCGCGTCTCCGATCTTCCCGGCGGGCGCGGCGACGGTGTGCCGATCGCCACCATGATCGACCTGCAGGCCGGCGGCCGCGTCAGCGCGGCGGTTTCGGACGAACCCGAGGCGCAATACCTCTTCGCCAATTCCGGCGGCTACGGCTTCATCGCCAAGGTCGGCGACCTCGTTTCGCGGCAGAAGGCCGGCAAGTCCTTCATGAGCCTGGAGCCGGGCGAGCGCGTGCTGCATCCGGCCAGGGCGGCCGGCAACACCATCGCCGCCGTGTCCGAAAACGGCCGCCTGCTGATGTTCGACGCGAGCGAGATGAAAAGTCAGTCCGCCGGACGCGGCGTGCTGGTCATGGGCCTCGAAGACAAGGAGGAACTGGTCGGCGTGGCGGTGAACGACGGCAGCGGAGTGGTCGTCGAGGGCATCGGCCGCGGCGGCAGGACGGTGCCGTGCAAGGTGGCCGGCAAGGACGTCGGGAAGTACCGCCTGCACCGTGCGCGCAAGGGCTGCCTGCTGCCAGTGAAGATGAAGCCGGCGTTCATCCTCTAA
- a CDS encoding aldehyde ferredoxin oxidoreductase C-terminal domain-containing protein: MGIRDLVGRLCGRLHDTPQYPTQGATLFVDLERRETRRKYLPAEVLTHFLGGRGANMWLLYNLLQEEKDALDPEVPLVFGAGVLTSVMPSATRGNFTSKSPDSYAILDANGGDYFPAFLKRHGYDHLVLYGKAAQLTLLRIAHEEATFHDATPYAGLNNLDTAAAVERDFACKERKDMALARITSAGENLVRCSGIMGGIKSIWARGGGGAKMGALGLKAIMVHGKPPEAPLPADVKAQNKAIGKKITGTSVIKNALKMVGTPFLYKPSRVLGAMGTKNNQETTWYETLDADNFDVYRPGMDGCFKCPVHCRNLNDMTPEGKGGWGAHALKGLKGNASYDKAQADVEHERQKTYNGIHGDGKFDRYDKGDGPEYVTVGKFGPNIGIREPEHVLRLNNILNDLGLDSASTGSAIAWAMELWQRGIITAKDTGGLDLSWGSYETVEKLLFMTAAREGFGNVIADSARAVDLGHYPREALKYRMAVKGLFQSDPHDSRILKAFALGLSVATRGMDHLRNRVTLEINARINDDPAFKTALYGGVVAAQPNAYEGKEFAVRKCENTFAVGDSVGMCRFDTKLFNSPTLPDTQDFAEQVNALTGTKLDDAAMDEIGRNVTGLERLLNFRLGLRGKDDTLPPRWFEEGNTYGPFKGEKVDREKFEAMKGRFYALTGLNAEGVPQLEWHEKLAQVTTGFAVRVELPNDLPGAPEHAIVVDEPVSNVVELRQTLRRRLPEAADKLGDRNLNVAVNGEMVLSGEKSVPLRNGDRVTVFPMIAGG; this comes from the coding sequence ATGGGCATTCGCGACCTGGTGGGCCGGCTCTGCGGCCGGCTCCACGACACCCCCCAGTACCCGACCCAGGGCGCCACCCTGTTCGTGGACCTGGAACGCCGGGAAACCCGCCGCAAGTACTTGCCGGCCGAGGTGCTGACGCACTTCCTCGGCGGCCGCGGCGCCAACATGTGGCTGCTCTACAACCTGCTGCAGGAGGAGAAGGATGCCCTCGACCCGGAAGTGCCGCTGGTCTTCGGCGCCGGCGTGCTGACCAGCGTGATGCCCTCGGCCACGCGCGGCAACTTCACCAGCAAGTCGCCCGACTCCTACGCCATTCTCGACGCCAACGGCGGCGACTACTTCCCGGCCTTCCTCAAGCGGCACGGTTACGATCATCTGGTCCTGTACGGCAAGGCGGCGCAACTCACGCTGCTGCGCATCGCCCACGAGGAAGCCACCTTCCACGACGCCACGCCCTATGCAGGGCTGAACAACCTCGACACGGCAGCCGCCGTCGAGCGCGACTTCGCCTGCAAGGAGCGCAAGGACATGGCACTCGCCCGCATCACCAGCGCCGGCGAGAACCTGGTGCGCTGCTCCGGCATCATGGGCGGCATCAAGTCGATCTGGGCGCGCGGCGGCGGCGGCGCCAAGATGGGCGCACTCGGCCTCAAGGCCATCATGGTGCACGGCAAGCCGCCCGAGGCGCCCCTGCCGGCCGACGTCAAGGCGCAGAACAAGGCCATCGGCAAGAAGATCACCGGCACCTCTGTGATCAAGAACGCGCTGAAGATGGTCGGCACGCCCTTCCTCTACAAGCCGAGCCGGGTGCTCGGCGCGATGGGCACCAAGAACAACCAGGAGACCACCTGGTACGAGACGCTCGACGCCGACAACTTCGACGTCTACCGCCCCGGCATGGACGGCTGCTTCAAGTGCCCGGTGCACTGCCGCAACCTGAACGACATGACGCCCGAGGGCAAGGGCGGCTGGGGCGCCCACGCCCTGAAGGGCCTGAAGGGCAACGCCAGCTACGACAAGGCGCAGGCCGACGTCGAGCACGAGCGGCAGAAGACCTACAACGGCATCCATGGCGACGGCAAGTTCGACCGCTACGACAAGGGCGACGGCCCGGAGTACGTCACGGTCGGCAAGTTCGGCCCGAACATCGGCATCAGGGAGCCGGAGCACGTCCTGCGCCTGAACAACATCCTCAACGACCTCGGTCTGGACTCGGCCAGCACCGGCAGCGCCATCGCCTGGGCCATGGAGCTCTGGCAGCGCGGCATCATCACCGCCAAGGACACCGGCGGGCTGGACCTCTCCTGGGGCAGCTACGAGACGGTCGAGAAACTCCTGTTCATGACGGCTGCCCGCGAGGGTTTCGGCAACGTCATCGCCGACTCGGCGCGCGCCGTGGACCTCGGCCACTACCCGCGGGAAGCGCTCAAGTACCGCATGGCGGTGAAGGGCCTGTTCCAGTCCGACCCGCACGATTCGCGCATCCTCAAGGCCTTCGCCCTCGGCCTCTCGGTGGCGACGCGCGGCATGGACCACCTGAGGAATCGCGTCACCCTTGAGATCAACGCCCGCATCAACGACGATCCGGCCTTCAAGACCGCCCTCTACGGCGGCGTGGTGGCGGCGCAGCCGAACGCCTACGAGGGCAAGGAATTCGCCGTGAGGAAATGCGAGAACACCTTCGCGGTGGGCGACTCGGTCGGCATGTGCCGCTTCGACACCAAGCTGTTCAACTCCCCCACCCTGCCCGACACGCAGGACTTCGCCGAGCAGGTGAACGCGCTCACCGGCACGAAGCTGGACGACGCGGCCATGGACGAGATCGGCCGCAACGTCACCGGACTCGAGCGCCTGCTCAACTTCCGCCTCGGCCTGCGCGGCAAGGACGACACCCTGCCGCCGCGCTGGTTCGAGGAAGGCAACACCTACGGCCCGTTCAAGGGCGAAAAGGTCGACCGGGAGAAGTTCGAGGCGATGAAGGGCCGCTTCTACGCCCTCACCGGCCTCAACGCCGAGGGCGTGCCGCAGCTCGAGTGGCACGAGAAGCTGGCGCAGGTGACGACCGGCTTTGCCGTGCGCGTGGAACTGCCGAACGACCTGCCCGGCGCGCCGGAGCATGCCATCGTGGTGGACGAGCCGGTGTCGAACGTGGTGGAGTTGCGCCAGACCCTGCGCCGCCGGCTGCCGGAGGCGGCCGACAAGCTCGGCGACCGCAACCTCAACGTGGCCGTGAACGGCGAGATGGTGCTGTCGGGAGAAAAGAGCGTCCCGCTCAGGAACGGCGACCGCGTGACGGTGTTCCCGATGATCGCCGGCGGTTGA